The Apium graveolens cultivar Ventura chromosome 11, ASM990537v1, whole genome shotgun sequence genome has a window encoding:
- the LOC141697653 gene encoding transcription factor DIVARICATA-like, translated as MYSTNKEEDQWVVMSNSARASVEWNRYDDKLFEKALVMFPEDMPNRWQKIAEQVPGKTVEDVRVHYDALLHDVLEIDSGRVELPKYPDDGFLGFEDSGANQISFGGKARQGDGDRKKGTPWTEEEHRLFLIGLERYGKGDWRSISRNVVVTRTPTQVASHAQKYYLRQNSMKKERKRSSIHDITTNADTQPVPPPSNFSNQGDQMGYQNATYPS; from the exons ATGTATAGCACAAACAAGGAAGAGGATCAATGGGTGGTGATGTCGAATTCAGCACGAGCAAGCGTAGAATGGAATCGATACGATGACAAGCTTTTCGAGAAAGCTCTGGTGATGTTTCCGGAAGATATGCCTAATAGGTGGCAGAAGATAGCTGAGCAAGTGCCGGGTAAGACGGTGGAGGATGTTAGGGTTCATTATGATGCGCTGTTACATGATGTCTTGGAAATTGATTCGGGTCGGGTTGAGTTGCCTAAGTATCCGGATGATGGGTTTTTAGGGTTTGAGGATTCGGGGGCTAATCAGATCTCGTTTGGTGGCAAGGCCAGGCAAGGGGATGGGGATAGGAAGAAAGGGACTCCGTGGACCGAAGAGGAGCACAG ATTATTTCTTATTGGACTGGAAAGGTACGGGAAGGGTGACTGGAGGAGTATTTCAAGAAATGTAGTTGTGACAAGGACACCAACTCAAGTGGCAAGCCATGCACAAAAATATTACCTTCGTCAGAACTCGAtgaagaaagagagaaagagatCAAGCATACACGACATCACAACCAACGCTGATACCCAACCAGTCCCTCCACCAAGTAACTTTAGTAACCAAGGAGATCAAATGGGGTATCAAAATGCCACCTACCCATCTTAA
- the LOC141698504 gene encoding cationic amino acid transporter 6, chloroplastic-like, whose translation MVMMENTHVTSYSFINLKTYLRALSDTPRRLRRRATSISTCSEETTRLREVSGTSMRRTLRWYDLICFGIGGMVGAGVFITSGKASCQLAGPALVLSYAIAGLCALLSAFCYTEFAVEMPVAGGAFSYIRVTFGEFAAFFTGANLIIDYVLSNAAVARSLTTYLGAAIGMYSSETKWRLTISALPQGFNQIDFISVVIVLILTLIICYSTRESSLVNMLFTALHIAFIVFIIVIGFMRGDVKNFTVPAEPQHNSGFFPYGAAGVFNGAALVYLSYIGYDAVSTMAEEVENPVKDIPIGVSGSVIIVTVLYCLMAASMSMLLPYDMIDPNDPFSAAFKGKSDGWHWVSNVIGAGASFGILTSLLVAMLGQARYMCMIGRSRVVPEWFAKVHPRTSTPVNASAFLGICTAAIAIFTDMSILLNLVSIGTLFVFYMVANAVIYRRYVVVETTNPWPTLSFLFCLSLTAIIFSILWHVAPQGKPKAFMLGICIAMAIGSLQLFHYMVPQARQAKFWGVPLMPWIPSVSIFLNVFLLGALDRPSYVRFGFFSVIIVLVYVLYSVHASFDAEENGSLNQKNSDLSAEATLDEEYYFKV comes from the exons ATGGTGATGATGGAAAACACCCATGTCACCTCTTACTCCTTCATAAATTTGAAGACTTATTTACGTGCCTTATCAGACACTCCTCGTCGTCTTCGTCGCCGTGCAACATCCATTTCTACTTGTTCTGAGGAAACTACACGTTTACGTGAAGTTTCCGGGACGAGTATGCGTAGAACTCTACGTTGGTATGATCTTATTTGCTTTGGTATTGGTGGTATGGTTGGTGCCGGAGTTTTTATCACTTCTGGTAAAGCTAGTTGTCAGTTAGCTGGCCCGGCTCTTGTTTTGTCTTATGCCATTGCTGGTTTATGTGCCCTTTTATCGGCCTTTTGTTATACCGAGTTTGCTGTTGAAATGCCTGTTGCTGGTGGTGCTTTTAGCTATATTCGTGTCACATTCG GTGAATTTGCGGCTTTCTTCACAGGTGCAAATCTGATAATAGATTATGTTTTGTCAAACGCTGCCGTGGCTAGAAGTTTAACCACATATCTAGGGGCAGCTATTGGCATGTATTCATCAGAAACTAAATGGAGATTGACAATTTCTGCTTTACCACAAGGCTTCAATCAAATCGACTTCATTTCCGTCGTCATAGTCTTAATTCTAACCTTAATTATCTGTTACAG TACGAGAGAAAGTTCATTAGTGAACATGTTGTTCACAGCCCTCCACATTGCGTTTATCGTGTTTATTATAGTTATTGGATTTATGAGGGGAGATGTCAAGAATTTTACGGTTCCAGCTGAGCCTCAACATAATAGTGGCTTTTTTCCGTATGGAGCTGCTGGAGTTTTCAATGGGGCGGCTCTGGTGTATTTGAGCTATATTGGGTACGATGCAGTGTCGACAATGGCAGAGGAAGTCGAAAACCCTGTTAAGGATATTCCTATTGGAGTTTCGGGTTCAGTTATCATTGTTACCGTTCTTTACTGTTTGATGGCTGCTTCAATGTCCATGCTACTTCCTTATGATATG ATTGATCCAAATGATCCATTTTCAGCAGCATTCAAGGGCAAATCAGACGGCTGGCACTGGGTATCAAATGTGATAGGGGCTGGTGCCAGTTTTGGAATACTAACATCCTTGCTAGTTGCAATGTTGGGTCAAGCTCGTTACATGTGCATGATCGGACGATCTAGAGTGGTCCCTGAATGGTTCGCCAAGGTCCACCCTCGAACATCAACGCCTGTGAATGCTTCCGCGTTCCTTG GAATCTGCACTGCAGCAATAGCTATTTTTACTGATATGAGCATCCTCCTCAACCTTGTATCGATCGGCACACTCTTTGTATTCTATATGGTAGCCAATGCGGTGATTTATAGGCGTTACGTTGTGGTGGAGACGACAAATCCATGGCCTACGCTGTCCTTCCTTTTCTGTCTTTCACTAACAGCCATCATATTTAGCATCCTCTGGCATGTTGCACCACAAGGCAAGCCAAAGGCCTTTATGCTCGGAATCTGCATAGCAATGGCCATCGGTAGTCTCCAGCTGTTTCATTACATGGTCCCACAAGCACGACAAGCAAAGTTTTGGGGGGTTCCGCTAATGCCATGGATACCGTCAGTTTCAATCTTCCTTAACGTATTTTTGTTGGGAGCTCTTGACCGACCATCATACGTGCGGTTCGGATTCTTTTCGGTTATTATAGTGCTTGTGTATGTACTATACAGTGTACATGCCAGCTTTGATGCGGAAGAGAATGGGAGTCTTAATCAAAAAAATAGTGACTTATCTGCTGAAGCAACTTTGGATGAGGAATATTACTTTAAAGTGTAA